From a single Rhodococcus qingshengii JCM 15477 genomic region:
- a CDS encoding acetyl-CoA C-acetyltransferase, whose product MKRAALVAPVRTAVGRFGGALRDVPAESLAATVVKETVRRSGIDPSRIDDVAMGQSYANSEAPCIGRWAALEAGLPISVAGFQTDRRCGTGLQAIVTAAMMVQTGAADVVLAGGVESMSGIEHYTTGARWGTRSGGLQLFDRLDRGRERSQPEWRFGRISGMIETAENVATRCGITREESDTFAVDSHRKATLARESGRFDAEIVAVELTDRKGNVTQFRADEGIRPDTSLETLARLRAVTEGGVVTAGNASQQNDAAAAMLVVAEDRLDELGLEPIGFLDSWAAAGCEPALMGLGPVAAVSKLFARTGARFADFDLVELNEAFACQVLGVVKEWGFEDLDRLNVNGSGISLGHPVGATGARMATTALHELGRRGGGKALLTMCIGGGQGMATVVESA is encoded by the coding sequence GTGAAACGAGCAGCATTGGTCGCGCCGGTCAGAACCGCGGTGGGCCGTTTCGGAGGGGCACTTCGTGACGTGCCTGCGGAAAGTTTGGCCGCCACTGTCGTCAAGGAGACCGTGCGTCGTAGTGGAATCGATCCGTCCCGCATCGACGACGTCGCGATGGGGCAGTCGTATGCCAATTCGGAGGCACCGTGCATCGGAAGGTGGGCGGCGCTCGAGGCCGGGTTGCCGATTTCGGTAGCCGGCTTCCAGACGGATCGCCGATGTGGAACGGGTCTGCAGGCCATCGTTACCGCGGCCATGATGGTCCAGACGGGTGCGGCCGACGTGGTTCTCGCGGGTGGCGTCGAATCGATGAGCGGGATCGAGCACTACACCACCGGAGCGCGGTGGGGCACCAGATCCGGTGGGCTGCAACTGTTCGACCGCCTCGATCGTGGCCGCGAGCGCTCGCAACCCGAGTGGCGATTCGGTCGGATCAGCGGAATGATCGAAACGGCCGAGAACGTCGCGACACGCTGCGGGATCACGCGGGAAGAGTCGGACACCTTCGCCGTCGACAGCCACCGAAAGGCAACACTGGCAAGAGAATCCGGCCGCTTCGATGCCGAAATCGTCGCCGTCGAACTGACGGATCGAAAAGGGAACGTCACACAGTTTCGTGCTGACGAGGGGATTCGTCCGGATACCTCACTCGAAACCCTGGCACGGCTGCGTGCGGTGACCGAGGGAGGCGTCGTGACCGCCGGTAACGCCAGCCAGCAGAACGACGCTGCGGCAGCGATGTTGGTTGTCGCCGAGGATCGTCTGGACGAGCTGGGGCTGGAACCCATCGGGTTCCTCGACAGTTGGGCCGCGGCCGGTTGTGAACCGGCGCTGATGGGCCTCGGGCCGGTTGCCGCCGTCTCGAAACTGTTTGCTCGCACCGGGGCACGCTTTGCCGATTTCGATCTGGTCGAGCTGAACGAGGCGTTTGCGTGCCAGGTTCTCGGCGTCGTGAAGGAATGGGGATTCGAGGACCTCGATCGCCTGAACGTCAACGGTTCCGGTATCTCGCTCGGGCACCCCGTGGGAGCGACGGGTGCGCGTATGGCAACAACCGCGCTTCACGAACTCGGCCGACGCGGCGGCGGAAAAGCGCTGTTGACCATGTGTATCGGCGGTGGCCAGGGTATGGCGACCGTGGTGGAGTCTGCCTGA
- a CDS encoding MaoC family dehydratase — MRIFNGIDEVETAVGEHLGYSAWFPVTQDRIDKFADATEDHQWIHVDPERAAQGPYGGTIAHGYLTISLLPVLGAQVMRVDGISMTVNYGSNKVRFPEPVKVGSSVRAGAEILSFERTAKGATIVVRYTIEIEGAGKPALVADTVRLLVS, encoded by the coding sequence ATGCGAATTTTCAACGGAATCGACGAAGTAGAGACGGCTGTCGGTGAGCACTTGGGCTACAGCGCGTGGTTCCCGGTCACACAGGATCGGATCGACAAGTTCGCCGACGCCACCGAGGATCACCAGTGGATTCACGTGGATCCCGAGCGCGCAGCGCAGGGTCCGTACGGCGGCACCATCGCCCACGGCTATCTGACTATCTCGTTGTTGCCGGTGCTCGGCGCTCAGGTGATGCGTGTCGACGGAATCTCCATGACCGTGAACTACGGAAGCAACAAGGTGCGATTCCCCGAACCGGTCAAGGTCGGTTCTTCGGTGCGGGCAGGTGCGGAGATTCTTTCCTTCGAGCGCACCGCGAAGGGCGCGACGATAGTCGTGCGGTACACGATCGAAATCGAAGGAGCGGGTAAACCTGCGCTGGTAGCGGATACCGTGCGCCTGTTGGTCTCCTGA
- a CDS encoding GntR family transcriptional regulator — translation MSGKERETEPAYQRLSRELRQQISAGTYRDGIQLPTESELAQHHGVSRQTVRRAFHDLVAEGIVYRVPGRGTFVTENSGRYLRHLGSIEDLMNLSRDTTMEVVSPLHRRVDIEAASRLRLDTDVVYTVVFRRIHEGVPFVQTTAHLPEAIARQIIDLPAMAAGAVSANTVIGLLEPLIDSPIVEAAQSITVSPATADVARDVDCEIGHAMLRVDRLYSNAQGVANELSVSYFLPEQYTYRVTLRRGAH, via the coding sequence ATGAGCGGTAAGGAAAGAGAGACGGAGCCGGCGTACCAACGCCTCTCTCGTGAGCTTCGTCAACAGATCTCTGCCGGTACCTACCGCGACGGCATTCAACTGCCCACCGAATCCGAACTGGCGCAGCATCACGGCGTGAGTCGGCAGACGGTCCGCCGTGCCTTTCACGATCTGGTTGCCGAGGGCATCGTGTACCGAGTACCCGGGCGCGGAACGTTCGTGACCGAGAACAGCGGCCGCTATCTCCGTCATCTCGGATCCATCGAAGATCTCATGAACCTTTCGCGGGACACGACGATGGAAGTGGTGTCACCGCTGCACCGGCGCGTGGACATCGAGGCGGCCAGTCGGCTTCGGCTCGACACCGACGTCGTGTACACCGTGGTCTTCCGGCGGATACACGAGGGAGTTCCGTTCGTGCAGACGACGGCGCATCTGCCGGAGGCGATCGCGCGGCAGATCATCGACCTGCCCGCCATGGCGGCCGGTGCGGTGAGCGCCAATACGGTGATCGGCTTGCTGGAACCGCTGATCGACAGTCCGATTGTCGAAGCAGCACAATCGATCACGGTGTCCCCGGCCACGGCGGACGTTGCCAGGGACGTCGATTGCGAAATCGGCCACGCCATGTTGCGGGTGGACCGTTTGTACTCCAACGCGCAGGGCGTTGCCAACGAGTTGTCGGTGAGCTATTTCTTGCCGGAGCAGTACACGTATCGGGTCACGCTGCGCCGCGGCGCACATTGA
- a CDS encoding acyl-CoA dehydrogenase family protein: MLKLNDEETFLIETVRRFVDREVKPTVQEVEHANEYPEKWIDQMKQIGIYGLAIPEEYGGSPVSMPCYAQVTQELSRGWMSLAGAMGGHTVVAKLISLFGTEEQKVKYLPRMATGEIRATMALTEPGGGSDLQAMTTNAKSDGTDLVVNGAKTWITNARRSGVIALLCKTDTSASPRHAGISIVLVEHGEGLTVSRDLPKLGYKGVESCELSFDNYRISESAILGGTPGKGFGQMMKGLETGRIQVACRALGVATAALEDSLAYAQQRESFGQPIWKHQSIGNYLADMATKLTAARQLTWHAAQMYDSGERCDMEAGMAKLYASEVAMEIALSAVRIHGGYGYSTEYDVERYFRDAPLMIVGEGTNEIQRNVIVSQLVARGGL; encoded by the coding sequence ATGCTCAAGCTCAACGACGAAGAGACATTCCTGATCGAAACCGTGCGCCGGTTCGTCGACCGAGAGGTCAAGCCCACGGTCCAGGAGGTGGAGCACGCGAACGAGTATCCCGAGAAGTGGATCGATCAGATGAAGCAGATCGGGATCTACGGGCTCGCGATTCCCGAGGAGTACGGCGGATCGCCGGTGTCCATGCCCTGTTATGCGCAGGTGACGCAGGAACTGTCACGCGGATGGATGTCCCTGGCGGGGGCGATGGGCGGTCACACGGTGGTCGCGAAACTCATCTCGCTGTTCGGTACCGAAGAGCAGAAGGTGAAGTACCTGCCGCGAATGGCAACCGGCGAGATCCGGGCAACGATGGCCCTCACCGAGCCCGGCGGAGGTTCCGATCTGCAGGCCATGACAACCAACGCCAAGAGCGACGGCACAGATCTGGTCGTCAACGGAGCCAAGACATGGATCACCAATGCCCGCCGATCCGGCGTGATCGCCTTGCTGTGCAAGACCGATACAAGCGCAAGCCCTCGTCATGCGGGCATCTCGATCGTTCTCGTCGAGCACGGCGAAGGGCTGACCGTCTCCCGCGACCTCCCGAAGCTCGGATACAAGGGCGTCGAGAGTTGTGAACTGTCCTTCGACAATTACCGCATCTCCGAGTCGGCCATTCTGGGCGGTACTCCCGGAAAGGGTTTCGGGCAGATGATGAAGGGGCTCGAGACCGGCCGTATCCAGGTGGCTTGCCGCGCACTGGGCGTCGCCACGGCCGCACTCGAGGATTCACTTGCGTACGCGCAGCAGCGCGAGAGCTTCGGCCAGCCGATCTGGAAGCACCAGTCGATCGGCAATTACCTCGCCGACATGGCAACGAAGCTGACGGCCGCACGGCAGCTGACGTGGCACGCGGCGCAGATGTACGACAGTGGGGAGCGGTGCGACATGGAGGCGGGCATGGCCAAGCTGTACGCCTCCGAGGTGGCGATGGAAATCGCGTTGTCCGCCGTCCGCATCCACGGCGGTTACGGCTACTCGACGGAGTACGACGTCGAGCGGTATTTCCGTGATGCACCACTGATGATCGTCGGGGAGGGAACCAACGAAATTCAGCGCAACGTGATCGTTTCGCAGCTGGTTGCCCGCGGCGGTCTGTGA
- a CDS encoding HpcH/HpaI aldolase/citrate lyase family protein, with product MDENHYRATRRRASLVAPGSDERKARKALFSNADEVILDLEDAVTSANKDLARTLVSTLVHEFGRARTISVRINGLTTPWARDDLIACGALGESLTSVIVPKVESADELLEAEHILFTAGGHHTTLQALIETPLGVQNADSIARATPRLQAAIIGYADLGAALGRSRSALPEHWLAVQDRILIACRAAGVAAIDGPFLGITDDDAFRHAAHWTSALGFDGKWVIHPAQIDSATTAFTPSDDAVNDARRVLTALEEAETLGSGAAQLDGQMLDEAVAVAARRTLARAEGVTV from the coding sequence ATGGACGAGAACCACTACCGCGCCACCAGACGTCGCGCGTCCCTGGTCGCGCCGGGTTCAGACGAGCGCAAGGCACGCAAAGCACTCTTCTCGAACGCAGACGAGGTGATTCTCGACCTCGAAGATGCCGTCACTTCGGCGAACAAGGACCTGGCGCGAACCCTCGTGAGCACCTTGGTGCACGAGTTCGGTAGGGCGCGCACCATCTCGGTCCGAATCAACGGCCTGACCACACCATGGGCCCGCGACGACCTGATCGCCTGCGGCGCCCTCGGAGAATCGCTGACGAGCGTGATCGTCCCGAAGGTCGAGTCCGCCGACGAACTACTCGAGGCCGAGCACATCCTCTTCACTGCCGGTGGGCACCACACCACCCTGCAAGCCCTGATCGAAACTCCGCTCGGCGTCCAGAATGCCGACTCCATCGCCCGCGCGACTCCTCGTCTCCAAGCCGCGATCATCGGATACGCCGATCTCGGTGCAGCGCTCGGCCGTTCACGCTCGGCACTGCCTGAACACTGGCTTGCCGTCCAGGACAGAATCCTGATCGCCTGCCGCGCAGCCGGCGTCGCAGCCATCGACGGGCCCTTTCTCGGCATCACCGACGACGACGCTTTCCGCCATGCCGCGCACTGGACCAGCGCCCTCGGGTTCGACGGCAAATGGGTCATCCACCCGGCACAGATCGACTCGGCCACTACCGCATTCACTCCTTCGGACGACGCCGTCAATGACGCCCGACGGGTACTGACCGCACTCGAAGAAGCCGAAACCCTGGGTTCGGGTGCCGCCCAACTCGACGGCCAGATGCTCGACGAAGCTGTGGCCGTGGCAGCGCGTCGTACGCTTGCCCGAGCCGAAGGAGTCACCGTATGA
- a CDS encoding MaoC family dehydratase, whose amino-acid sequence MSEHYVGGPYFDELTHGQIFDEAPAVTLTSGLAASHQAILGDRMRLPLDAHLSSSVTGSGAPVANPGLVTDIAIGQSTVVTHHVKANLFYRGLRFHRFPVLGDTLYTRTEVVGLRENSAKPGRGATGLAALRMTSADQNGNTVLDFYRCAMLPLSPDPIEARTRHADDLGAIGPSEPAPYVSPDGWDLDTYRERVPGRHFDSDLVGSVFHSSGDVVSSAPELARLSLNIAATHHDDRVGAHGRLVYGGHTIGIALAQATRALPNVVTVLGWHSCDHTGPVHEGDTLTSELHVENSSPLEHGTAVQLRSLVFSHNASATQTPVLDWRFTVLMA is encoded by the coding sequence ATGAGCGAGCACTACGTGGGAGGCCCGTACTTCGACGAGCTCACCCATGGTCAGATCTTCGACGAAGCCCCCGCGGTGACGTTGACCAGTGGACTCGCCGCCTCCCATCAGGCGATCCTCGGTGACCGCATGCGCCTGCCTCTCGACGCACACTTGTCGTCGAGCGTCACGGGTTCCGGTGCACCAGTGGCAAATCCAGGACTGGTCACCGACATCGCCATCGGCCAGTCAACCGTGGTCACACACCACGTCAAGGCGAACCTCTTCTACCGTGGACTGCGATTCCACCGTTTCCCGGTACTCGGCGACACCCTGTACACGCGCACCGAGGTTGTCGGTCTACGCGAGAACTCGGCCAAGCCGGGACGCGGCGCCACCGGACTTGCCGCGCTACGGATGACGTCTGCTGATCAGAACGGCAACACGGTCCTCGACTTCTACCGCTGCGCCATGCTCCCCCTGAGCCCCGACCCGATCGAGGCGAGAACTCGCCACGCCGACGACCTCGGGGCGATCGGTCCGTCCGAACCGGCTCCGTACGTATCACCTGACGGTTGGGACCTCGACACGTATCGAGAGCGGGTACCCGGCAGGCACTTCGATTCCGATTTGGTGGGCTCCGTCTTCCACAGCAGCGGCGACGTCGTCTCCAGCGCACCCGAACTTGCCCGGCTGAGCTTGAACATCGCAGCGACGCACCACGACGATCGCGTCGGCGCCCACGGTCGCCTCGTCTACGGCGGCCACACCATCGGGATCGCACTCGCCCAGGCGACTCGCGCTCTGCCCAACGTGGTGACGGTTCTCGGGTGGCACTCGTGCGATCACACCGGACCCGTTCACGAGGGCGATACCCTCACGAGCGAACTGCACGTCGAAAACTCGTCGCCCCTCGAACACGGAACCGCAGTGCAACTGCGTTCGCTCGTGTTCTCCCACAATGCTTCTGCAACACAAACTCCGGTTCTCGACTGGCGTTTCACCGTGTTGATGGCATGA
- a CDS encoding CoA transferase has product MTQSPGPLSGLRIVEVSSFVAAPLCGLTLSQLGAEVIRIDPIGGASDYNRWPVTDKGESIYWTGLNKGKRSLSVDMRAERGQELIRRLVTAPGPGGGILVTNAGGRKWMSHDSLAQLRSDVITLEILGRRDGSPGVDYTVNAALGFPQITGPADYAGVVNHALPAWDVACGLYAALSITAAVRQRDSTGHGSRITLPLEDVALATAGTLGYLTEVQVNGRSRESGGNAVYGTYGIDFVSSDNDRFMIVALTTRHFRDLASVTGTTAAVDAVEAALGADFSTEADRYRHREVLTALFSHWFREHSGAEIAAALDTSSVLFERYRSFEEVVKSGELENNPMFSALDQPRIGSYLAAANPASFDGAHLGTGPASEVGGDSIAVLADILGTNADHASTLIADGVVGVPAN; this is encoded by the coding sequence ATGACTCAGAGCCCAGGCCCGCTGTCCGGGCTTCGCATCGTCGAGGTCTCGAGCTTTGTCGCCGCGCCGCTGTGCGGACTGACGCTCTCCCAACTCGGCGCCGAGGTGATCCGGATCGACCCGATCGGAGGTGCCTCCGATTACAATCGCTGGCCCGTCACAGACAAGGGCGAGAGCATCTACTGGACCGGACTCAACAAAGGCAAACGGTCACTGTCAGTGGACATGCGCGCCGAACGCGGCCAAGAACTGATTCGCCGACTGGTCACGGCGCCGGGACCTGGCGGCGGAATCCTGGTCACCAACGCCGGCGGCCGTAAGTGGATGAGCCACGACTCCCTGGCCCAGTTGCGTAGCGACGTCATCACCCTCGAGATCCTCGGACGCCGCGACGGCAGCCCCGGAGTCGACTACACGGTCAACGCCGCCTTGGGATTTCCACAGATCACCGGCCCCGCCGACTACGCCGGAGTTGTCAACCACGCACTGCCCGCCTGGGACGTCGCATGCGGGCTCTACGCCGCCCTGTCGATCACTGCCGCAGTGCGCCAACGTGACTCGACCGGACATGGATCTCGGATCACGCTCCCACTCGAAGACGTCGCATTGGCCACCGCGGGAACCCTCGGTTACCTCACCGAGGTACAAGTGAACGGTCGCAGTCGCGAGTCCGGCGGAAACGCCGTCTACGGCACGTACGGAATCGATTTCGTCTCCAGCGACAACGACCGGTTCATGATCGTTGCACTCACTACCCGCCATTTCCGCGACCTTGCGTCGGTCACCGGCACCACGGCGGCTGTCGACGCTGTCGAAGCTGCGCTCGGAGCCGACTTCTCCACCGAAGCGGATCGCTACCGTCATCGAGAGGTACTCACTGCTCTGTTCTCACATTGGTTCCGGGAACACAGCGGCGCCGAGATCGCTGCAGCGCTGGACACATCGTCGGTTCTGTTCGAGAGGTACCGCAGTTTCGAGGAAGTGGTGAAATCTGGCGAACTGGAGAACAACCCGATGTTCTCCGCACTCGATCAACCTCGAATCGGAAGCTACCTGGCTGCCGCCAATCCTGCCTCGTTCGACGGCGCACACCTGGGTACCGGACCCGCCTCCGAGGTCGGCGGCGATTCGATCGCGGTGCTCGCCGACATCCTCGGAACCAACGCCGATCACGCCTCGACGCTGATCGCGGACGGCGTGGTCGGGGTTCCGGCGAACTGA
- a CDS encoding acyl-CoA dehydrogenase family protein: MQRTVFNEDHEAFRATVRDFIAKEVTPVHEKWEEDGHPPRDFYRRLGELGVLGIQVPEEYGGGGEKSLKFNVVVAEEVAAAGASFGSQSVHTNLILPYLLEYANEEQKSRWLPGFASGDLMFAIAMTEPGTGSDLANIATTAKLSEDGTHYVVNGSKTFITGGVLADRVLVVCRTAPSTAENRRTGLSILVIDTSSPGYSVGRKINKIGLKTSDTAELSFVDVKVPVEDRLGEEGDGFSYLTHNLAQERLTIAFGAAATASAALRFAIDYVKDRKVFGKPVAAFQNTKFVLAECATEVDAIQLVSDNALECHDRGTLTIPDAAKAKLFCTEAAGRVIDKCLQLHGGYGYITEYPIARLYADTRVTRIYGGTSEVMKTIIAKDLGL, encoded by the coding sequence ATGCAGCGCACCGTGTTCAACGAGGATCACGAGGCATTCCGGGCTACCGTTCGCGATTTCATCGCGAAGGAAGTAACCCCGGTCCACGAGAAGTGGGAAGAGGACGGTCACCCGCCCCGTGACTTCTACCGACGACTCGGAGAGCTGGGCGTACTCGGAATTCAGGTGCCGGAGGAATACGGCGGAGGCGGCGAGAAGTCGCTCAAGTTCAACGTCGTCGTCGCCGAGGAAGTTGCTGCCGCCGGGGCGTCGTTCGGCTCGCAGTCGGTGCATACGAACCTGATCCTGCCCTACCTGCTCGAGTACGCGAACGAAGAACAGAAGAGCCGCTGGTTGCCGGGCTTCGCTTCCGGAGATCTGATGTTCGCGATTGCGATGACCGAACCGGGAACAGGATCGGATCTGGCGAACATCGCGACCACGGCCAAGCTGTCGGAGGACGGTACGCACTACGTGGTCAATGGTTCCAAGACGTTCATCACCGGTGGAGTACTTGCCGACCGCGTCCTGGTGGTGTGCCGTACCGCGCCCAGCACAGCGGAGAACCGGCGCACGGGGTTGTCGATTCTGGTGATCGATACGTCGTCGCCCGGATACTCGGTGGGGCGCAAGATCAACAAGATCGGGCTCAAGACCTCCGACACTGCGGAGCTTTCGTTTGTCGACGTCAAGGTGCCCGTCGAGGACCGACTCGGAGAAGAGGGCGACGGCTTCAGCTATCTGACCCACAACCTGGCTCAGGAGCGGTTGACCATCGCGTTCGGAGCGGCCGCCACTGCCAGTGCAGCGCTTCGCTTTGCCATCGACTACGTCAAGGACCGCAAGGTGTTCGGCAAGCCGGTCGCGGCCTTCCAGAACACCAAATTCGTTCTGGCCGAATGCGCTACCGAGGTTGATGCCATCCAGCTGGTGTCCGACAACGCACTCGAATGTCATGACCGCGGCACTCTGACGATTCCCGACGCAGCGAAGGCGAAACTGTTCTGCACCGAGGCGGCAGGTCGAGTGATCGACAAGTGCCTCCAATTGCACGGCGGGTACGGCTACATCACCGAGTATCCCATCGCGCGTCTTTACGCAGACACGCGTGTCACACGAATCTACGGTGGCACAAGTGAAGTCATGAAGACCATCATCGCGAAGGATCTTGGTCTCTGA